A DNA window from Helianthus annuus cultivar XRQ/B chromosome 15, HanXRQr2.0-SUNRISE, whole genome shotgun sequence contains the following coding sequences:
- the LOC110912475 gene encoding probable mitochondrial adenine nucleotide transporter BTL3 has protein sequence MSSGSIPIEAPTSTSGCAISNAYSSPGGLFLDNNVLPHYIINAVVSPENGSTRRSHGGGGVFPRKRLGFGGGFLSVSLSVKGSDEGVGKNSTKQFVAAAVGGGSGGVVVEEKKVSLKVRRKPAAMNTTKHLWAGAVAAMVSRTFVAPLERLKLEYMVRGEQKNLFELIKAIASSQGLRGFWKGNFVNILRTAPFKALNFCAYDSYRKQLMRFTGNQETTNFERLFAGAGAGMTASILCLPLDTIRTKLVAPGGESLGGVIGAFRHIIETEGFFSLYKGLVPSILSMAPSSAVFYGVYDILKSAYLNSPEGKQRIKYMKQQGEDLNILEQLELGPMRTLLHGAIAGACAEVATYPFEVVRRQLQLQVRANKMSALATCFKIVENGGVSALYAGLIPSLLQVLPSAAISYFVYEFMKIVLKVE, from the exons ATGTCAAGCGGCTCTATCCCAATTGAAGCTCCCACTTCAACATCCGGATGCGCAATTTCAAATGCGTATTCATCACCAGGAGGATTATTTCTTGATAACAATGTTCTTCCCCATTATATAATAAACGCCGTCGTTTCACCGGAGAACGGTTCTACCCGGCGGAGCCACGGTGGTGGGGGTGTTTTCCCGCGAAAAAGATTGGGTTTTGGAGGTGGGTTTTTGTCAGTTAGTTTGTCAGTTAAGGGGAGTGATGAGGGTGTGGGTAAAAATTCGACAAAACAGTTTGTGGCGGCGGCGGTGGGTGGCGGCAGCGGCGGTGTGGTGGTTGAGGAGAAGAAGGTTAGTTTGAAAGTGAGAAGAAAGCCTGCTGCTATGAATACTACAAAGCATTTGTGGGCTGGGGCTGTTGCTGCTATGGTTTCAAG AACTTTTGTGGCGCCACTTGAAAGACTAAAGCTGGAATATATGGTTCGTGGTGAACAGAAGAATTTATTTGAGTTAATTAAAGCCATTGCTTCTTCTCAAGGTTTAAGAGGCTTCTGGAAGGGAAATTTTGTTAATATTCTTCGAACCGCCCCATTTAAAGCTCTAAATTTTTGTGCATACGATTCCTATAGAAAGCAACTTATGAGGTTCACTGGAAATCAAGAAACAACCAACTTTGAACGCCTTTTTGCTGGTGCTGGTGCTGGCATGACCGCTAGTATTCTTTGCTTACCACTTGACACT ATTAGAACAAAGTTGGTAGCGCCAGGTGGCGAATCCTTGGGTGGCGTGATAGGAGCATTCCGCCACATCATCGAAACCGAAGGATTCTTCTCATTATATAAAGGATTGGTTCCTTCAATCTTAAGCATGGCGCCTTCAAGTGCAGTCTTTTATGGAGTTTACGATATATTAAAATCAGCGTATCTAAATTCACCCGAAGGCAAACAAAGAATTAAATACATGAAGCAGCAGGGTGAAGATTTGAATATATTGGAACAGCTAGAATTGGGACCAATGAGAACGTTATTACACGGTGCTATTGCTGGTGCTTGTGCTGAGGTGGCGACTTACCCGTTTGAGGTTGTTAGAAGGCAGTTACAGTTGCAAGTTAGAGCAAATAAAATGAGTGCGTTAGCCACGTGTTTCAAAATTGTTGAAAATGGAGGTGTTTCCGctctttatgcaggacttattccTAGTTTATTACAG GTATTACCTTCGGCTGCAATAAGCTACTTTGTGTACGAGTTCATGAAGATCGTTCTCAAGGTGGAGTAA